Within Sphingobium sp. EP60837, the genomic segment AGAACGCGGTCAAGGTCTTCGGCCTCAACTAATCTGACGGAGCTTTTCATGTCCAACGCCCAAAGCAGCGCCGCCAACGATGCGCGCACGCCCCCCGTCGCCGTCTGGCAGATCCTCGAAAAGCTGAAAGGGCAGGAACTGCTCGACTGGCGGCTTGCCGAGGTGACGGATCGCGCCTCCGTGAAGGAGCGCAATCTCGACATCGGCATCCCCTTTGGGTGGTATCCGCTGCTGCTGTCCTCCGAACTCGCCGTTGGGGAGGTGAAGCCGCTGCGTTACTTCTCGAAGGATCTGGCGATCTGGCGCGGGGAGGACGGCAAGGTCCGCATGCTCGACGCCTATTGCAAGCATCTGGGCGCGCATATGGGCCATGGCGGCAAGGTGCATGGCAATCTGCTGGAATGTCCTTTCCACGCATGGCGCTATGATGGTGACGAGGCGGCGGTGAAGGATATTCCCTACGCCCGCGTCATTCCGCCGCAGGTAAAACGCAAATGCACCCGCAATTGGCACATCACCGAAACCAATCGGTGGATCTGGGCCTGGTATCATCCGGAGGATGTCGAGCCGCTGTTCGAGGTTGCGGTTCTGCCCGAGGCGAGTGATCCCGATTGGACCGATTATGAGGTCCATGAATGGAATGTTTGGGGGTCGCTTCAGAACATGGCGGAAAATGGCGTGGACGTTGCGCATTTCCGCTTCATCCACGGCACCGCGAATGTTCCCTTGGGCGAGCTACGTTGGGACGAATGGGGCCGCGGCGCCGATGTGAAGGCGAAGATGGGCACGCCCTGGGGCGAAGTCGATGGCTGCATCAGCTATGACACGATGGGACCGGGTCAGAGCTGGACGCGCTTTACCGGCATTTCGGAAACGCTGTTGGTCGCCTGTCTCGCTCCCGTTGAGCTGGACCATGTCCATGTCCGCTTCTGCTTTACCCAGCCAAAGGCGCAGGCCGAAGGCGAGCGTGCGGGCGTTGCACGCGCCATCATCCGCGACATTTGCAAGCAGTTCGATCAGGACAAGGTCGTATGGGACCGGCAGAAGTTCGAGCCCAATCCGATCATCTGCGATGGTGACGGCCCCATCCCGCAGTTCCGCAAATATTATGCGCGCTACTATGCGGATCAGGGCGTGACGGCAGAGGCATAGAACGGGTCACGATCAGTCAATCGCATCCGACACCCGCTCGGGCTGAGCCTGTCGAAGCCCCTTTTCTGGTCTGAAGAGGATACAGGCCCTTCGACAAGCTCAGCGCGGACGGGGGCGGGAGAGAGCCTTATTTGGCCATGGCGCTCAAGGCCTGCGCAGGAGTGGATATAAATGAACATGACACGTCGGGAAGGCATGGCGGCTGTCGGCGCGGCGGCGCTGTTGGGGGTGACGGGCGCGGGCAAAGCTGCGGCGCGACGCTCCAGCCTGCTCGACACGCATGACGCGATGGGCCTCGCGGAATTGGTCGCCAAGCGTGAGGTGTCGCCAAGCGAATTGCTCGACGCGGCGATTGGTCGGGCGGAAGCGCTCAATCCGCGCTTCAACTTCATGGCGCAGAAGCATTATGATTATGGCCGCGCGGCGATTGCTAAAGGGCTTCCACAGGGGCCGTTTAGCGGCGTGCCGTGGCTGCTGAAGGATCTCAACACCTATGTTGCGGGTCTGCCGACGGAAAATGGCAGCCGCTTCTACAAAGGATATCGGCCCCAGATCACGTCGGAGCTGGTCCGCCGGATCGAGAAGGCTGGCTTTGTCATCTTCGGCAAGACGACAGTGCCCGAACTGGGGCTCACCGGCACGACCGAGAACAAGCTGAACGGCGACACGCGCAATCCGTGGAATCCCAAGCATATCACGGGTGGGTCGTCGGGCGGAGCTGCGGCCGCAGTGGCGGCGGGCGTGTTGCCTGCGGCCCATGCGACCGATGGGGGCGGATCGATCCGCATTCCGGCGTCTTGCTGCGGCCTGTTTGGGCTGAAACCCAGCCGGGGCCGGGTGCCGATGGGGCCGCCACGCACGGAAGGCTGGGGTGGGCTGTCGGTGCACCACGCGGTGACCCGCAGCGTACGGGATTCTGCGGCTATTCTGGATGCGACGCAGGGGCCTGAGCCGGGTAGCCGCTATGCCGCCCCGACGCCTGCGGAGAACTTTCTATCGCAAATTGGCAAGGCACCCGGACGGCTGCGCATCGCGCTGATGCTGGATGCGCCATCGGGATCGCCGGTCGATCCCGAATGTGTCGAAGCGGCGCGGAAAGCCGCGCGGCTGTGCGAGCGCCTGGGCCATCATGTCGAGGAAGCCGCGCCTAAGCTGGACATTGCGGCGATGGGTGCGGCCAGTTTCGTGCTGATCGGCTCGTCCGTAGCGGCAGACATGCTGGACCGCGCCAAGGCGACGGGCATTGCAATCGGCCCCGAAGTGCTGGAGCCGATCACCCTTGGCTTTACTGCCTATGGGCAGAAGGCGACGGGTATGGACTTTGCGCGCGCCAACAATACGCTTCAGGCGGCAGCGATCAGCATGGCACAGTTCATGGCGAATTATGACGTCATATTGTCGCCGACCCTGGCAGCGCCGCCGCTGGAACTGGGCAAGATCAACCTGTCGCCTGATGTGGATTTTGCCGCTTGGGGTCAACGTGCAGCCAGCTTCTCGCCCTTCACGCAGATCGCGAACATGACCGGGCAGCCTGCCATGTCGGTGCCACTGGCTACAGCGAATAATGGCCTGCCCATCGGCGTGATGTTCATGGGTCGATATGGCGATGAGGCATTGTTGTTCCGGCTCGCCGGGCAGCTGGAAGCCGCCGCACCGTGGAAGAACAGGCGCCCGGCGCTTTAAACCGGATATTTCAGGAGATGAGGATGCGTGGACTGGCAGGCAAGGCCGGGATCGTTGCGGGCGGCGGACGCGGCATTGGGGCGGCGACGGCGCGACGGCTGGCCGCTGAAGGCGCTGGCGTCGTGATCGGCGATATTGCCGGGGACTGGGCGATGGATACCGCGCGCGCCATACGGGAGGAAGGCGGGCGAGCGATCGGCGTGCGCCTCGACGGCACCAAGGCCGTCTCGCAGGCCGCGATCGTCAATGCCGCGCTGGCCGAATTCGGGCGGCTCGATTTCTACCATAGCAATCTGGCTGGCGGCACAGAGGGTGATATCGATGTGCTGAATTGCAGCGAGGAGGTGCTCGACCGCTCCTTCGCCATCAATGCGAAAAGCCATTTCCTTGCCACGCAGGCGGCGCTTCCGGTGCTGATCGAGCGGGGCGGCGGCACGCTGATCTATACGTCGTCCGG encodes:
- a CDS encoding Rieske 2Fe-2S domain-containing protein → MSNAQSSAANDARTPPVAVWQILEKLKGQELLDWRLAEVTDRASVKERNLDIGIPFGWYPLLLSSELAVGEVKPLRYFSKDLAIWRGEDGKVRMLDAYCKHLGAHMGHGGKVHGNLLECPFHAWRYDGDEAAVKDIPYARVIPPQVKRKCTRNWHITETNRWIWAWYHPEDVEPLFEVAVLPEASDPDWTDYEVHEWNVWGSLQNMAENGVDVAHFRFIHGTANVPLGELRWDEWGRGADVKAKMGTPWGEVDGCISYDTMGPGQSWTRFTGISETLLVACLAPVELDHVHVRFCFTQPKAQAEGERAGVARAIIRDICKQFDQDKVVWDRQKFEPNPIICDGDGPIPQFRKYYARYYADQGVTAEA
- a CDS encoding amidase; the encoded protein is MNMTRREGMAAVGAAALLGVTGAGKAAARRSSLLDTHDAMGLAELVAKREVSPSELLDAAIGRAEALNPRFNFMAQKHYDYGRAAIAKGLPQGPFSGVPWLLKDLNTYVAGLPTENGSRFYKGYRPQITSELVRRIEKAGFVIFGKTTVPELGLTGTTENKLNGDTRNPWNPKHITGGSSGGAAAAVAAGVLPAAHATDGGGSIRIPASCCGLFGLKPSRGRVPMGPPRTEGWGGLSVHHAVTRSVRDSAAILDATQGPEPGSRYAAPTPAENFLSQIGKAPGRLRIALMLDAPSGSPVDPECVEAARKAARLCERLGHHVEEAAPKLDIAAMGAASFVLIGSSVAADMLDRAKATGIAIGPEVLEPITLGFTAYGQKATGMDFARANNTLQAAAISMAQFMANYDVILSPTLAAPPLELGKINLSPDVDFAAWGQRAASFSPFTQIANMTGQPAMSVPLATANNGLPIGVMFMGRYGDEALLFRLAGQLEAAAPWKNRRPAL
- a CDS encoding SDR family NAD(P)-dependent oxidoreductase, whose protein sequence is MRGLAGKAGIVAGGGRGIGAATARRLAAEGAGVVIGDIAGDWAMDTARAIREEGGRAIGVRLDGTKAVSQAAIVNAALAEFGRLDFYHSNLAGGTEGDIDVLNCSEEVLDRSFAINAKSHFLATQAALPVLIERGGGTLIYTSSGAAISGNPLQVAYPMTKNALHALVRHVARKFGKQGIRANGICPGVVLTEAVAQHLTQDYVTSMLNSLPHKRLGQPDDIAGAVAFLASDDGEWVNGQLWHVNGGSLLRD